In Streptomyces sp. RFCAC02, the following proteins share a genomic window:
- a CDS encoding ATP-binding protein: MDAAGFVTFPLACTAGSAGEARRLTSRTLRGWGLGSLVDDASVIVSELVTNAVRYGRPVSVGHRPMPPATVDQPFLLSLVHCEQAVLCAVFDPGRDAPRLKEPDFLRESGRGLHVLASLAANWGWTTPDRHGKAVWALLSEQPADDNGTGPAQDDPEWDPLTRLLLLLELLSGPSWLKALGTSSSELAS, from the coding sequence GTGGACGCGGCAGGCTTCGTGACCTTCCCGCTGGCCTGTACCGCCGGTTCGGCCGGTGAGGCGCGCCGCCTGACGTCACGCACCCTGCGCGGCTGGGGGCTCGGATCCCTGGTCGACGACGCCTCGGTGATCGTCTCCGAGCTGGTGACGAACGCCGTCCGCTACGGCCGCCCGGTGAGCGTCGGCCACCGCCCGATGCCCCCGGCGACGGTGGACCAGCCGTTCCTCCTCAGCCTGGTCCACTGCGAACAGGCGGTCCTGTGCGCCGTCTTCGACCCCGGCCGCGACGCCCCCCGCCTCAAGGAGCCCGACTTCCTGCGCGAATCGGGCCGCGGGCTGCATGTCCTCGCCTCTCTCGCCGCGAACTGGGGCTGGACCACACCGGACCGCCACGGCAAGGCCGTGTGGGCGCTGCTCTCGGAGCAGCCGGCCGACGACAACGGCACCGGCCCGGCGCAGGACGACCCCGAGTGGGACCCGTTGACCCGCCTCCTGCTGCTCCTGGAACTGCTCAGCGGCCCGTCCTGGCTGAAGGCGCTGGGTACGTCCTCCTCCGAGCTGGCGAGCTGA
- a CDS encoding NADP-dependent isocitrate dehydrogenase, translated as MTDSTIIYTHTDEAPALATYSFLPVIEAYASAAGVRVESRDISLSGRIIAGFPEWLTEEQRIDDALAELGALAGTPGANIIKLPNISASIPQLKAAIAELQEQGYALPDYPDDPKTDEERDIRARYDKVKGSAVNPVLREGNSDRRAPASVKGYAKSHPHRMGAWTPESRTNVAHMAGDDFRSTEKSAVIEQDGALRIELAGDNGSTTVLRESVPVLAGEIVDASVMRVAALREFLAAQVARAKEEGVLFSVHLKATMMKVSDPIIFGHVVRTFFPKTFAEHGRTLAEAGLTPNDGLGGILKGLAGLPEGDRIKESFDAELAEGPALAMVDSDRGITNLHVPSDVIVDASMPAMIRTSGHMWGPDGKEADTLAVIPDSSYAGIYQVVIDDCRANGAFDPATMGSVPNVGLMAQKAEEYGSHDKTFEIPTTGTVRVLDQDGTVVLEHAVSAGDIWRMCQTKDIPVRDWVKLAVTRARATGDPAVFWLDEDRAHDAQLIGKVEAYLAEHDTDGLRIEIMPPAAAIAFSLERIRRGENTISVTGNVLRDYLTDLFPILELGTSAKMLSVVPLINGGGLFETGAGGSAPKHVQQLVKENYLRWDSLGEFLALAVSFEQLARTTGNDRAQVLADTLDRATATFLDEDKSPSRRVGGIDNRGSHFYLSLYWAQELARQTDDAALAEAFAPLAKTLTEQEGQIVDELIAVQGSPADIGGYYRPDAAKAAAVMRPSATFNKALAMLS; from the coding sequence GTGACTGACTCGACGATCATCTACACCCATACCGACGAGGCCCCCGCCCTGGCGACGTATTCGTTCCTGCCCGTGATCGAGGCGTACGCGTCGGCGGCCGGCGTCCGGGTGGAGAGCCGTGACATCTCGCTGTCCGGACGCATCATCGCCGGCTTCCCCGAGTGGCTCACCGAGGAGCAGCGCATCGACGACGCGCTCGCCGAGCTCGGTGCGCTGGCCGGCACCCCCGGGGCCAACATCATCAAGCTGCCGAACATCTCGGCGTCCATCCCCCAGCTCAAGGCGGCCATCGCCGAGCTGCAGGAGCAGGGCTACGCGCTGCCCGACTACCCGGACGACCCGAAGACCGACGAGGAGCGCGACATCCGCGCCCGCTACGACAAGGTCAAGGGCAGCGCGGTCAACCCGGTCCTGCGCGAGGGCAACTCCGACCGCCGCGCCCCCGCCTCGGTGAAGGGCTACGCGAAGAGCCACCCGCACCGCATGGGCGCCTGGACCCCCGAGTCGCGCACGAATGTCGCGCACATGGCCGGCGACGACTTCCGCTCCACGGAGAAGTCGGCCGTCATCGAGCAGGACGGCGCGCTGCGCATCGAGCTGGCCGGCGACAACGGCAGCACGACGGTGCTGCGCGAGTCGGTTCCCGTGCTGGCCGGCGAGATCGTGGACGCGTCGGTGATGCGGGTGGCGGCGCTGCGGGAATTCCTGGCGGCGCAGGTGGCGCGGGCCAAGGAGGAGGGTGTGCTGTTCTCGGTGCACCTGAAGGCCACCATGATGAAGGTGTCCGACCCGATCATCTTCGGTCACGTGGTGCGCACGTTCTTCCCGAAGACGTTCGCCGAGCACGGCCGGACGCTGGCCGAGGCCGGGCTCACCCCGAACGACGGCCTCGGCGGCATCCTCAAGGGCCTGGCGGGCCTGCCGGAGGGCGACCGCATCAAGGAGTCCTTCGACGCGGAGCTGGCCGAGGGTCCCGCGCTCGCCATGGTCGACTCCGACCGCGGCATCACCAACCTGCACGTGCCGAGCGACGTGATCGTGGACGCATCGATGCCGGCCATGATCCGCACGTCCGGCCACATGTGGGGGCCGGACGGCAAGGAGGCGGACACCCTCGCGGTCATCCCGGACAGCTCCTACGCCGGCATCTACCAGGTCGTGATCGACGACTGCCGGGCCAACGGCGCGTTCGACCCGGCCACCATGGGCTCGGTGCCGAACGTCGGACTCATGGCGCAGAAGGCCGAGGAGTACGGCAGCCACGACAAGACGTTCGAGATCCCGACGACGGGTACCGTCCGCGTCCTCGACCAGGACGGCACGGTGGTCCTGGAGCACGCGGTGAGCGCGGGCGACATCTGGCGCATGTGCCAGACGAAGGACATCCCCGTCCGTGACTGGGTGAAGCTGGCCGTGACCCGCGCCCGGGCCACCGGCGACCCGGCCGTGTTCTGGCTGGACGAGGACCGCGCCCACGACGCGCAGCTCATCGGGAAGGTCGAGGCGTACCTGGCCGAGCACGACACGGACGGCCTGCGCATCGAGATCATGCCGCCCGCGGCGGCGATCGCGTTCTCCCTGGAGCGCATCCGCCGCGGCGAGAACACGATCTCCGTCACGGGCAACGTCCTGCGCGACTACCTCACCGACCTCTTCCCCATCCTGGAGCTGGGCACCAGCGCCAAGATGCTGTCGGTCGTGCCGCTGATCAACGGCGGCGGGCTGTTCGAGACGGGCGCCGGCGGGTCCGCGCCGAAGCACGTCCAGCAGCTCGTCAAGGAGAACTACCTGCGCTGGGACAGCCTGGGCGAGTTCCTCGCGCTCGCGGTCAGCTTCGAGCAGCTGGCCCGGACGACGGGCAACGACCGTGCCCAGGTCCTCGCCGACACCCTCGACCGGGCGACCGCCACGTTCCTCGACGAGGACAAGTCCCCGAGCCGGCGAGTGGGCGGCATCGACAACCGCGGCAGCCACTTCTACCTGTCCCTGTACTGGGCGCAGGAGCTGGCGCGGCAGACGGACGACGCGGCGCTCGCCGAGGCGTTCGCGCCCCTCGCGAAGACGCTCACCGAGCAGGAGGGGCAGATCGTCGACGAGCTGATCGCCGTGCAGGGCTCCCCGGCCGACATCGGCGGCTACTACCGGCCGGACGCGGCGAAGGCGGCGGCGGTCATGCGGCCGTCGGCCACGTTCAACAAGGCGCTCGCGATGCTGTCCTGA
- a CDS encoding helix-turn-helix transcriptional regulator — protein MAPVQPGQASSVRDLLARPRGGPTVLRIVLGTHLRRLREECHISREAAGEAIRASHAKISRLELGRVGAKERDVADLLTLYGVDDEPRRGQLIALARQAGTPGWWQKYNDVLPSWFETLIGLEEAASVIRTYEVQFVPGLLQTPDYARACIRLGHPRAGEREIERRLELRMERQNLLFKEDAPKLWAVVDEAALRRPLGGKRAMREQLRHLREVADQPNITLQIAPFRMGGLAAAGGPVTILRFSEPDLPDIVYLEQLNSALYLDKRDDVEDYLAVMDSLCATAEPHRKTGVFLDQLRLLDSLKDEETD, from the coding sequence ATGGCGCCAGTTCAGCCAGGTCAGGCCTCTTCCGTGCGGGACCTCCTCGCCCGCCCGAGGGGTGGCCCGACGGTCCTGCGGATCGTCCTCGGCACCCACCTGCGCCGCCTCCGCGAGGAGTGCCACATCAGCAGGGAGGCGGCCGGGGAGGCCATCCGTGCCTCGCACGCGAAGATCAGCCGCCTCGAACTGGGCCGGGTGGGCGCGAAGGAGCGCGATGTCGCCGACCTCCTGACGCTCTACGGAGTGGACGACGAGCCGCGTCGCGGCCAGCTCATCGCGCTCGCCCGGCAGGCCGGCACGCCCGGCTGGTGGCAGAAGTACAACGACGTCCTGCCGAGCTGGTTCGAGACGCTCATCGGTCTCGAGGAGGCGGCGTCGGTCATCCGCACCTATGAGGTGCAGTTCGTCCCGGGGCTCCTCCAGACCCCCGACTACGCCAGGGCGTGCATCCGCCTCGGCCATCCCCGCGCCGGCGAGCGCGAGATCGAGCGCCGGCTCGAACTGCGCATGGAGCGGCAGAACCTCCTCTTCAAGGAGGACGCGCCGAAGCTCTGGGCCGTGGTGGACGAGGCGGCGCTGCGGCGTCCCCTCGGCGGCAAGCGGGCGATGCGGGAGCAGCTCCGCCACCTCCGCGAGGTCGCGGACCAGCCGAACATCACCCTGCAGATCGCGCCGTTCCGCATGGGCGGTCTCGCGGCGGCGGGCGGGCCGGTCACCATCCTGCGGTTCTCCGAGCCCGACCTGCCGGACATCGTCTATCTCGAACAGCTCAACAGCGCCCTGTACCTGGACAAGCGCGATGACGTCGAGGACTACCTCGCCGTCATGGACAGCCTGTGCGCGACCGCGGAACCCCACCGGAAGACCGGGGTGTTCCTCGATCAGCTCCGCCTGCTCGACAGCCTGAAGGACGAGGAGACGGACTGA
- a CDS encoding alpha/beta hydrolase: protein MPFVTTRDDTDIFYKDWGSGPPVVFIHGWPLNADAWEDQMKLVADNGYRAIAHDRRGHGRSDQTWGGYDFDTFADDLDDLITSLDLRDVTLVAHSMGGGELARYIGRHGTSRISKALMVGAIPPVMVKSESNPEGTPQKVFETLKDGILNERSQFWLDTAETFFGANRPGNRVTSGNKYAFWLMAMQESIQAGVACVDAFSQTDFTEDLKKFDVPTLLIHGDDDQVVPIGPASQKAARIIPDATLTVYEGGSHGLANVPGTKERFGRDLMAFLRG from the coding sequence ATGCCCTTCGTGACGACGCGCGACGACACCGACATCTTCTACAAGGACTGGGGCTCCGGTCCCCCTGTCGTGTTCATCCACGGCTGGCCGCTCAACGCGGACGCGTGGGAGGACCAGATGAAGCTGGTCGCCGACAACGGCTACCGCGCCATCGCCCACGACCGCAGGGGTCACGGCCGTTCGGACCAGACCTGGGGTGGCTACGACTTCGACACCTTCGCGGACGACCTCGACGACCTGATCACGAGTCTCGACCTGCGGGACGTCACGCTGGTCGCCCATTCGATGGGCGGCGGGGAGCTGGCCCGCTACATAGGCCGGCACGGCACCTCGCGGATCAGCAAGGCGCTGATGGTCGGCGCGATCCCGCCCGTCATGGTCAAGTCCGAGTCCAACCCGGAGGGCACGCCGCAGAAGGTCTTCGAGACCCTCAAGGACGGCATCCTGAACGAGCGCTCCCAGTTCTGGCTCGACACCGCCGAGACGTTCTTCGGCGCCAACCGCCCCGGCAACAGGGTGACGAGCGGCAACAAGTACGCCTTCTGGCTGATGGCGATGCAGGAGAGCATCCAGGCCGGCGTGGCCTGCGTGGACGCCTTCTCGCAGACGGACTTCACCGAGGACCTCAAGAAGTTCGACGTCCCGACGCTGCTGATCCACGGCGACGACGACCAGGTCGTCCCGATCGGCCCCGCGTCGCAGAAGGCCGCGCGGATCATCCCGGACGCCACCCTGACCGTCTATGAAGGCGGCTCCCACGGCCTGGCCAATGTCCCCGGCACGAAGGAGCGCTTCGGCCGGGACCTCATGGCCTTCCTGCGGGGCTGA
- a CDS encoding methyltransferase domain-containing protein encodes MDEQKADGSAGDANYAVIGTDYSIYRQPDPRIAEAVRRALGDATTVVNVGAGAGSYESTALTVTPVEPSQSMRDQRPAHLAPAIDATAENLPFPDDMFDAAMTTFSVHQWNDLAAGLSGMRRVARGPVVVLTCDPDLVRDFWLYEYAPLVLDTEARRYPALADITGALGGTATVERVPIPADCTDGFNEAYYGRPERLLEPGARLACSAWSFVGRDVQEQYIDRLRRDLDSGRWDERYGDLRRLPSWDGSLVLIRALPS; translated from the coding sequence GTGGATGAACAAAAGGCGGACGGTAGCGCTGGTGACGCCAACTACGCTGTCATCGGCACTGATTACAGCATCTACCGGCAGCCCGACCCGCGCATCGCCGAGGCCGTCCGACGCGCGCTCGGCGACGCCACGACAGTCGTCAACGTCGGAGCCGGCGCCGGCTCGTACGAGAGCACCGCGCTGACCGTCACCCCCGTGGAACCCTCGCAGTCCATGCGGGACCAGCGCCCCGCCCATCTCGCCCCCGCCATCGACGCCACGGCCGAGAACCTGCCCTTCCCCGACGACATGTTCGACGCCGCCATGACGACGTTCAGCGTGCACCAGTGGAACGACCTCGCGGCCGGCCTCTCCGGGATGCGGCGCGTGGCGCGCGGCCCGGTCGTCGTCCTGACCTGTGACCCCGATCTGGTGCGCGACTTCTGGCTGTACGAGTACGCGCCGCTCGTCCTCGACACCGAGGCGAGGCGCTACCCCGCCCTCGCCGACATCACCGGGGCGCTCGGCGGCACCGCGACGGTGGAGCGCGTGCCGATCCCCGCCGACTGCACCGACGGGTTCAACGAGGCCTACTACGGCCGCCCGGAACGGCTCCTCGAACCGGGCGCCCGCCTCGCCTGCTCGGCCTGGAGTTTCGTCGGCCGGGACGTCCAGGAGCAGTACATCGACCGGCTGCGCCGCGACCTCGACTCCGGCCGCTGGGACGAGCGGTACGGAGACCTGCGCCGGCTGCCGAGCTGGGACGGCTCCCTCGTCCTCATCCGCGCCCTCCCCTCCTGA
- a CDS encoding DUF1524 domain-containing protein, with protein sequence MRAALRRLDAWGGRIHYPLALHLLTLVDEGTTDPDEAAQALEFAESYLVRRMICQVPTNNLNRIFMEAPRELERDRSAAEAVRRFLSGRRRNWPTDEELRDAVRHKPFYWGGQPGHRRHVLRRLEESYGASEPVDFEAARLTVEHVLPQHPAQSWYDLLGEETDEGQTPQELHDALVHTLGNLTLTGENSKLSNHPFRRKQEILDSSALRMNQEIAAASRWGKAEILDRADRLTDRAVRLWPGPVGVVRATGEEWHGWADLRAALVAMPSGTWTTFGDIAELIGTHAVAVGNHLAASPGVIAAYRVLTADGRVPSGFRRPDGRTDDPAQLLADQGIAFGPAGRAHRSHRLVAAELATLIGRDVPHDAAHPALPDPERAAAAHRFEAQLKENQAEAADGVLAMLEFWERQGGHRECGRHEETSCFPTLGVALTGRPNALWPMAVYPVSGTVEVVFQHLKRRSPFDDVEQRRELMHRLNEVEGINLVEGKLELRPSFPLSVFARHSEQICAVLEWFVHTAALQRVQGH encoded by the coding sequence TTGCGCGCGGCCCTCCGGCGGCTCGACGCGTGGGGCGGACGCATCCACTACCCCCTGGCGCTTCACCTGCTCACCCTGGTCGACGAGGGGACGACCGATCCGGACGAGGCCGCGCAGGCCCTGGAGTTCGCCGAGTCGTACCTCGTCCGCCGAATGATCTGTCAGGTTCCGACGAACAATCTGAACCGGATCTTCATGGAGGCCCCCAGGGAGTTGGAGCGCGACCGCTCCGCGGCCGAGGCCGTGCGCCGCTTCCTCTCCGGACGCCGCCGCAACTGGCCGACGGATGAGGAACTGAGGGACGCGGTCCGTCACAAGCCCTTCTACTGGGGAGGGCAGCCGGGTCACCGCCGGCATGTGCTGCGCCGACTGGAGGAGAGCTACGGCGCGAGTGAGCCGGTGGACTTCGAGGCGGCGCGACTCACGGTCGAACACGTCCTTCCTCAGCACCCCGCACAGTCCTGGTACGACCTGCTGGGTGAGGAGACGGACGAGGGGCAGACCCCGCAGGAGCTTCACGACGCACTGGTCCACACTCTGGGCAACCTCACGCTCACGGGAGAGAACAGCAAGCTCTCCAACCATCCTTTCCGCCGCAAGCAGGAGATCCTCGATTCAAGCGCCCTGCGGATGAACCAGGAGATCGCCGCTGCGAGCCGCTGGGGCAAGGCGGAGATCCTCGACCGCGCCGACAGGCTCACCGACCGTGCGGTCCGCCTGTGGCCGGGGCCCGTGGGAGTGGTCCGTGCGACGGGTGAGGAGTGGCACGGCTGGGCCGATCTTCGGGCAGCCCTCGTCGCCATGCCGAGCGGGACCTGGACCACCTTCGGCGATATCGCCGAGCTCATCGGTACTCACGCCGTGGCCGTCGGCAATCACCTCGCCGCGTCACCGGGTGTCATCGCGGCCTACCGTGTTCTCACGGCGGACGGGCGTGTCCCGTCGGGCTTCCGCCGGCCGGACGGCAGGACGGATGACCCCGCACAGCTCCTGGCGGACCAGGGAATCGCCTTCGGCCCAGCAGGACGTGCTCACCGCTCCCACCGGCTGGTGGCCGCGGAACTCGCCACCCTGATCGGCCGGGACGTCCCCCATGACGCTGCCCACCCCGCACTCCCGGACCCGGAACGGGCCGCAGCGGCGCACCGATTCGAGGCCCAGCTCAAGGAGAACCAGGCCGAGGCGGCCGACGGTGTCCTCGCGATGCTCGAGTTCTGGGAGCGGCAGGGCGGCCACCGCGAATGCGGCCGCCATGAGGAGACGAGTTGTTTCCCGACACTCGGGGTGGCACTCACCGGGCGGCCGAACGCGCTGTGGCCGATGGCCGTCTACCCGGTGTCGGGCACGGTCGAGGTTGTCTTCCAGCATTTGAAGAGGCGCAGCCCGTTCGATGACGTCGAGCAGCGGCGTGAGCTGATGCACCGCCTCAATGAGGTCGAGGGCATCAACCTCGTCGAGGGCAAGCTGGAACTGCGGCCATCGTTCCCGCTGTCCGTCTTCGCACGGCACAGTGAGCAGATCTGTGCCGTGTTGGAGTGGTTCGTGCATACTGCTGCCCTGCAGCGCGTGCAAGGGCACTGA
- a CDS encoding DUF397 domain-containing protein — translation MPQLVNGVPAGRIEGAAWRKSARSNPNGNCVEVAALPGGDVAVRNSRDPQGPALIYTRAEMTAFVLGAKDGDFDDLVDRG, via the coding sequence ATGCCGCAGCTCGTCAACGGTGTGCCGGCCGGCCGGATCGAGGGTGCCGCCTGGCGCAAGAGCGCACGCAGCAACCCGAACGGCAACTGCGTCGAGGTCGCGGCCCTGCCCGGCGGGGATGTCGCCGTGCGCAACTCCCGGGACCCCCAGGGGCCGGCGCTCATCTACACCCGCGCGGAGATGACGGCGTTCGTCCTCGGCGCGAAGGACGGCGACTTCGACGACCTCGTGGACCGGGGCTGA
- a CDS encoding cellulase family glycosylhydrolase — translation MRSRSRGALTALAVLLALVGVFAALPPTAVAAEAGRARPSSARAVVADMQPGWNLGNTFDATGADETSWGNPRVTRELLSNVREQGFRSVRIPVTWGQHQGGAPEWTIDAAYLERVREVVGWALDEGLYVLLNVHHDSWQWVKDLPTRHDAVIERFTRTWEQIADAFRDAPRELLFESINEPTFEGSSGDAQNAVLMDELNTVFHGLVRESGGANATRLLVLPTLHSSPEQARLDELAATFAALDDPHLVATVHFYGYWPFSVNIAGTTRFDATTRQDLTDTFDRVHDTFVAAGVPVIVGEYGLLGFDRSTSAIEQGEKLKFFEFLGTYARQRQLTTMLWDNGQHFDRTAFTWRDPSLFRQIRSSWHVASSTASTDQVFVPRDGEPPDTTITLDRNGNRLTGVRAGHDRLAPGRDYTVAGDRLTLRAATLRRLTEDREYGVNAELTLRFSRGVPWSVYVITYDTAVLQDATGTTQSLVVPAAFNGDRLATMEAVYDDGTFAGPQNWTSFKEYGAAFVPDTANGTITLPAAFFAEVRDGSTVTLTFHFWSGEKVTYTLERTGTTVTGTAV, via the coding sequence GTGAGAAGCCGTTCACGCGGGGCGCTGACCGCCCTCGCCGTTCTGCTCGCCCTCGTCGGGGTGTTCGCCGCTCTGCCGCCCACCGCCGTGGCCGCCGAGGCCGGGCGGGCGCGGCCCTCGTCGGCCCGGGCCGTCGTCGCCGACATGCAGCCCGGGTGGAACCTCGGCAACACCTTCGACGCCACCGGTGCCGACGAGACCTCGTGGGGGAATCCGAGGGTCACCCGCGAACTGCTCAGCAATGTCAGGGAGCAGGGTTTCCGCAGCGTCCGCATCCCGGTGACCTGGGGGCAACACCAGGGAGGCGCGCCGGAGTGGACCATCGACGCAGCGTATCTGGAGCGCGTCCGTGAGGTCGTCGGCTGGGCGCTGGACGAGGGGCTCTACGTCCTCCTCAACGTCCATCACGACTCCTGGCAGTGGGTCAAGGATCTCCCGACCCGGCACGACGCGGTCATCGAACGCTTCACCCGGACGTGGGAGCAGATCGCCGACGCGTTCCGCGACGCTCCGCGTGAGCTGCTGTTCGAGAGCATCAACGAGCCGACATTCGAGGGAAGTTCCGGTGACGCGCAGAACGCCGTGCTGATGGACGAGCTGAACACGGTGTTCCACGGGCTCGTCCGGGAATCCGGCGGCGCGAACGCCACACGTCTCCTCGTCCTGCCCACCCTCCACTCCTCCCCCGAGCAAGCACGGCTCGACGAACTGGCCGCCACGTTCGCGGCGCTGGACGACCCCCATCTCGTCGCGACAGTCCACTTCTACGGCTACTGGCCGTTCAGCGTGAACATCGCCGGCACCACCCGCTTCGACGCGACGACGCGCCAGGACCTGACGGACACCTTCGACCGGGTCCACGACACGTTCGTCGCCGCCGGCGTCCCGGTGATCGTCGGTGAGTACGGGCTGCTCGGCTTCGACCGGAGCACGAGCGCGATCGAGCAGGGCGAGAAGCTGAAGTTCTTCGAGTTCCTCGGCACGTACGCGAGGCAGCGGCAGCTCACCACGATGCTGTGGGACAACGGACAGCATTTCGACCGCACCGCGTTCACCTGGAGGGACCCGAGCCTGTTCCGGCAGATCAGGTCGAGCTGGCACGTCGCGTCGTCCACGGCGTCGACCGACCAGGTGTTCGTCCCGCGCGACGGGGAGCCGCCGGACACGACGATCACGCTCGACCGCAACGGCAACCGTCTCACCGGGGTGCGCGCGGGGCACGACCGGCTCGCCCCCGGGCGCGACTACACCGTGGCCGGCGACCGGCTCACCCTCCGGGCCGCCACGCTCCGCCGCCTCACGGAGGACCGCGAGTACGGGGTGAACGCCGAACTCACGCTCCGGTTCTCCCGGGGCGTCCCCTGGTCGGTGTACGTCATCACGTACGACACCGCTGTCCTGCAGGACGCCACCGGCACGACGCAGTCACTCGTGGTGCCGGCAGCGTTCAACGGTGATCGGCTGGCGACCATGGAGGCCGTGTACGACGACGGCACGTTCGCCGGGCCGCAGAACTGGACGTCGTTCAAGGAGTACGGTGCCGCCTTCGTGCCGGACACGGCGAACGGCACGATCACGCTGCCGGCCGCGTTCTTCGCCGAGGTCAGGGACGGTTCGACGGTGACGCTGACCTTCCACTTCTGGAGCGGTGAGAAGGTGACGTACACGCTGGAGCGCACGGGCACGACGGTGACCGGCACCGCCGTGTGA